One Methanobacterium sp. genomic region harbors:
- a CDS encoding alpha/beta hydrolase, with protein MSLYIKETGKNNDETIVFLHAGMPSGWMWDKHVESLKDYHCLVPDLPEHGKSIEIKPFTMESAANEVIDIIKERAHGGKAHIVGLSLGAQVAVQILSMAPEVVDHAVITGALIREVGSSLSIFMDIFHKIFMRIKDIDFFIKMGMKMQSISLEYFEDVKKDTKALTWSSLNNITRENGSFRIPENLCRSKNRVLVLTGEKEFKVFYESALDLNKCLSNSKSYKVANLGHAWPLESPKLFSSIVRAWINDDQLPDTLLKL; from the coding sequence ATGAGTTTATATATCAAAGAAACAGGTAAAAACAACGATGAAACTATAGTATTCCTTCATGCAGGCATGCCTTCCGGTTGGATGTGGGATAAACATGTAGAATCATTAAAAGATTATCATTGTCTGGTCCCAGACCTTCCTGAACATGGAAAAAGTATAGAAATAAAGCCTTTTACCATGGAAAGTGCTGCAAATGAAGTCATTGATATTATTAAAGAAAGGGCGCATGGGGGAAAAGCGCATATTGTTGGATTATCTCTTGGTGCACAGGTAGCTGTTCAAATATTAAGTATGGCTCCGGAGGTTGTAGATCATGCAGTGATTACAGGGGCACTGATCCGCGAAGTCGGGTCCAGCCTTTCAATATTTATGGATATTTTTCATAAAATTTTCATGCGCATTAAGGATATTGATTTTTTCATAAAAATGGGCATGAAGATGCAGTCTATATCTTTAGAATATTTTGAAGACGTTAAAAAAGATACAAAAGCATTGACATGGAGTTCTTTAAATAATATTACTCGTGAAAACGGTTCATTTCGAATACCTGAAAATTTATGCAGATCAAAGAACAGGGTGCTGGTACTGACGGGAGAAAAAGAATTTAAAGTTTTCTATGAATCCGCTTTAGACTTAAATAAATGCCTCTCAAACTCTAAATCTTACAAAGTGGCTAATTTAGGCCATGCTTGGCCTTTAGAATCGCCAAAACTTTTCAGCAGTATTGTAAGAGCCTGGATAAATGATGATCAATTACCTGATACTTTATTGAAGCTGTGA
- a CDS encoding alpha/beta hydrolase, which produces MSLYIKETGKNNDETIVFLHGDGIAGWMWDEQLKAFGDYHCIIPDLPGHGKSAEVKSFSVQSAADMVIDIIKNKAKNGRAHLVGLSLGAQIVVQILNTAPEVVNHALISGAIVRNSRPTESFLELLDNLIALYLPDKNKTIRIMSYVRSYNIPKNLRSKFKESTYVIEPYSLDKILRETILFKMPDNLEHADVPVLVMTGEKDYRIVNESALNLLNVLPNSKGAMALKVGHLWNIENPKLFNNVLRSWLKDTNLSGVLIS; this is translated from the coding sequence ATGAGTTTATATATCAAAGAAACAGGTAAAAACAACGATGAAACTATAGTATTTCTCCACGGCGATGGAATAGCCGGCTGGATGTGGGATGAACAATTAAAGGCATTCGGTGATTATCACTGTATTATTCCAGATCTACCTGGACACGGAAAAAGTGCTGAAGTAAAATCATTTAGCGTACAAAGTGCTGCAGATATGGTTATAGATATAATAAAAAATAAGGCCAAAAATGGAAGGGCTCATCTTGTGGGACTGTCGCTGGGTGCTCAAATTGTAGTTCAAATTTTAAACACTGCTCCTGAAGTCGTAAATCATGCTTTAATCAGCGGAGCTATCGTACGTAACTCGCGACCGACTGAATCATTTTTAGAGCTCCTGGACAATCTTATTGCACTTTATTTACCTGATAAAAACAAAACTATTCGTATAATGAGTTATGTGAGGTCTTACAACATACCAAAAAATCTCCGCAGTAAGTTTAAGGAATCCACCTATGTTATTGAACCGTATTCTTTAGATAAAATTCTCAGGGAAACTATACTTTTTAAAATGCCGGATAATCTTGAACATGCAGACGTGCCGGTGCTGGTGATGACTGGTGAAAAAGATTATAGAATTGTTAATGAATCTGCATTAAATCTCTTAAATGTGCTTCCAAATTCTAAAGGGGCAATGGCTTTGAAGGTAGGGCATTTATGGAATATTGAAAACCCTAAATTGTTTAACAATGTTTTGAGAAGTTGGTTAAAAGATACTAATCTTTCGGGCGTGTTAATCAGCTGA
- a CDS encoding PadR family transcriptional regulator has translation MDTKKLQNKYLPLTEAAYYVLISLNEPRHGYGIMQHVEKLTNGRIKIGAGTMYGNLSRMEKEGLITPVAEEDRKKIYELSEKGKIVLKLELERLEELLEHGKNEMRS, from the coding sequence ATGGATACAAAAAAATTGCAAAATAAATACTTACCATTGACTGAAGCAGCTTATTATGTTCTCATATCTTTAAATGAGCCAAGACATGGGTATGGAATAATGCAGCATGTTGAAAAGCTCACAAATGGTCGTATTAAGATCGGTGCAGGAACCATGTATGGAAACCTTTCCCGAATGGAAAAAGAGGGATTGATAACACCAGTTGCAGAAGAAGATCGTAAAAAAATCTATGAACTCAGCGAAAAAGGGAAAATTGTACTGAAATTAGAACTTGAACGTTTAGAAGAACTTCTTGAGCATGGTAAAAATGAAATGAGGAGTTAA
- a CDS encoding DUF2812 domain-containing protein produces MKEVKTVWHWWTGWEIEKFENWLEEMEWGGWNLSKVDYILRFKFAKGKSRKMRYCVDHQNNVENNYFELFKEDGWVLVDENIAPWYIWRKSYEYERPDIYTDTKSLIERNNRQIRNVFIGVFISLFLLYLVFIGNFDSTKLISALLILSLAFYGYLIAQYYRYSKNLKQNEIKC; encoded by the coding sequence ATGAAAGAAGTTAAAACTGTTTGGCACTGGTGGACAGGGTGGGAAATAGAAAAATTTGAAAATTGGCTTGAGGAAATGGAATGGGGTGGATGGAATCTATCTAAAGTTGATTATATTTTAAGGTTCAAATTTGCAAAAGGAAAAAGTAGAAAAATGAGATACTGTGTTGATCATCAAAATAATGTTGAAAATAATTATTTTGAGCTTTTTAAAGAAGATGGTTGGGTATTAGTGGATGAAAATATCGCTCCATGGTATATATGGCGTAAATCCTATGAATATGAGAGGCCTGATATTTATACTGATACTAAATCATTAATTGAAAGAAATAACCGCCAGATTAGGAATGTCTTTATTGGGGTGTTTATAAGTCTATTTTTATTATATTTAGTGTTCATTGGCAATTTTGACAGTACTAAATTAATATCCGCACTGTTAATCTTATCACTTGCCTTTTACGGATACTTAATAGCACAATACTATCGATACAGTAAAAATCTGAAACAAAATGAAATTAAATGTTAA
- a CDS encoding flavodoxin domain-containing protein, producing the protein MKTLMIIGIGIILVVVIALGAISYISYDMSNRATVSETLNPNGAIVGNALVVYDPSITGNTKNVAGRIASDLKAEGYKVDLAGIKSATASNTSKYDVIVVGGPIYAGNISAAVNAYLKILKPVESTKLGVFATGDPHTTDNVLIKKQIAPISENSTFQIKAVMNVISGDDINKKCDGFVNDLLQ; encoded by the coding sequence ATGAAAACTTTGATGATTATCGGAATAGGAATAATATTAGTTGTAGTAATAGCTTTAGGGGCAATTTCATACATTTCCTATGATATGAGTAACCGTGCAACTGTTTCAGAAACATTGAATCCAAATGGGGCAATTGTAGGGAATGCACTGGTCGTTTATGACCCGAGCATTACTGGAAATACCAAAAATGTGGCAGGCAGAATTGCAAGCGATCTAAAAGCCGAGGGATACAAAGTCGATTTAGCAGGCATTAAGAGTGCAACAGCATCTAATACTTCAAAATATGATGTTATAGTTGTAGGTGGGCCTATATATGCAGGAAATATTAGTGCTGCGGTTAATGCATATTTAAAAATACTGAAACCTGTAGAAAGCACTAAATTAGGGGTTTTTGCTACAGGCGACCCACACACGACTGATAATGTGCTGATTAAAAAACAAATCGCCCCTATCTCTGAAAACAGCACTTTCCAGATAAAGGCAGTAATGAACGTTATTTCTGGAGATGACATTAATAAAAAGTGCGATGGATTTGTAAATGATCTTCTACAATAG
- a CDS encoding EFR1 family ferrodoxin (N-terminal region resembles flavodoxins. C-terminal ferrodoxin region binds two 4Fe-4S clusters.), translating into MGTEIYYFSGSGNSLHVARELQKRIPKAKLIPIVSLLNNENIKTSANTVGFVFPIHLAMIPRPVMEFLPKLNLNSAEYIFAAVTRIGTRHRAFKDLEKILKKKGKGLDAFFNLNMASNDPKSKEFKAATADQIAEIELEVQNKLDYIQDIVINKKIVLQKDTKFTVAIPGFSVLSPFLPFFNKMFNYDFYADSKCTGCRTCEKVCLSGKIKMIDAKPVWQKDVKCFFCYACLNYCPEKAVQIKSSRFFKVYTEENERYSHPYANADDITGQK; encoded by the coding sequence ATGGGTACAGAAATATATTATTTTTCAGGATCTGGTAATTCGCTGCATGTAGCCAGAGAGTTGCAAAAAAGAATTCCAAAAGCAAAACTTATTCCAATTGTAAGCCTTTTAAACAATGAAAATATTAAAACTAGTGCAAATACAGTGGGATTTGTTTTTCCAATTCATCTTGCAATGATTCCAAGGCCAGTAATGGAATTTCTCCCCAAACTTAACTTAAATTCAGCAGAATACATTTTTGCAGCAGTTACAAGGATTGGTACCAGGCACAGGGCATTTAAAGACCTTGAAAAAATCTTAAAGAAAAAAGGCAAGGGTTTAGATGCATTTTTTAATTTAAATATGGCCTCAAATGATCCAAAATCTAAAGAATTTAAGGCAGCAACAGCAGATCAAATAGCAGAAATAGAACTAGAAGTCCAAAATAAACTTGATTACATCCAGGATATCGTTATAAATAAAAAAATTGTCCTTCAAAAGGATACTAAATTTACAGTCGCTATCCCTGGTTTTTCTGTTCTCTCTCCCTTCTTGCCATTTTTTAATAAGATGTTCAATTATGATTTTTACGCTGATTCAAAATGTACTGGCTGCAGGACATGTGAAAAAGTTTGTTTATCTGGAAAAATAAAAATGATTGATGCAAAACCAGTATGGCAGAAGGATGTGAAGTGCTTTTTTTGTTATGCATGTTTAAATTACTGCCCAGAAAAAGCGGTTCAAATTAAATCTTCACGTTTTTTTAAAGTATACACTGAAGAGAATGAGAGGTATTCTCATCCATATGCAAATGCAGATGATATTACAGGACAAAAATGA
- a CDS encoding MBL fold metallo-hydrolase, whose protein sequence is MGCKLGDIKLILITHGDSDHTGNAAYLRKKHTAKISMHKNDLEMVEKGDMSYNRKVNFITRIVFSLPFIKLSKSDRFIPDSYVEDGQDLSDYGFDAEVIHILGHSEGSIGILTEDGNLFCGDLLENTKKPVINSIMGDMVAVNDSFEKLRKLNINTVYPCHGKTFKMDYL, encoded by the coding sequence GTGGGCTGTAAACTTGGAGACATTAAACTTATCTTGATAACCCACGGGGATTCTGATCATACTGGAAATGCTGCATATCTTCGTAAAAAGCACACTGCCAAAATATCTATGCATAAAAATGATTTAGAAATGGTAGAAAAAGGTGATATGTCCTATAACAGAAAAGTCAATTTTATTACCCGAATAGTATTTTCATTACCTTTCATTAAGTTAAGTAAGTCGGATAGATTTATACCAGACAGTTATGTGGAAGATGGTCAGGATCTTTCTGATTACGGTTTCGATGCTGAAGTTATTCATATTCTTGGACATTCAGAGGGTTCTATTGGGATTTTAACAGAAGATGGAAATCTATTTTGTGGTGATCTACTTGAAAATACAAAAAAACCAGTTATTAATTCCATTATGGGTGATATGGTGGCAGTAAATGATAGTTTTGAAAAATTAAGAAAATTAAACATAAATACTGTTTATCCATGTCATGGTAAGACATTCAAGATGGATTATTTATAA
- a CDS encoding DUF2812 domain-containing protein produces MNEIKTVWHWWWGWSPEKIEDWLEEMELEGWNLFQVDFNHIRFKFEKGESRKMRYCVDYQENVDENYFEIFKEYGWELADDGILPWYIWRKPYENERPSIYTDTISLIERNNRQLWIVGVLMVMDIIVFYSTLEGGYIGIGLGLLFLMILVMGYIIMQLYLYNKKLEKNEMKL; encoded by the coding sequence ATGAATGAAATTAAAACTGTTTGGCACTGGTGGTGGGGCTGGAGCCCTGAAAAAATAGAAGACTGGCTTGAGGAGATGGAACTTGAGGGATGGAACTTATTTCAAGTAGATTTTAATCATATCCGCTTTAAATTTGAAAAGGGAGAAAGCAGGAAGATGAGGTACTGCGTCGACTATCAAGAAAATGTTGATGAAAACTATTTTGAGATTTTTAAAGAGTATGGCTGGGAACTAGCTGATGATGGGATTCTTCCATGGTATATTTGGCGTAAACCCTACGAAAATGAAAGGCCCAGTATTTATACTGATACAATATCTTTAATTGAGAGAAACAACCGCCAGCTTTGGATCGTTGGGGTTTTGATGGTCATGGATATAATTGTATTTTATTCTACACTTGAAGGTGGTTACATTGGAATAGGGTTAGGGCTGCTTTTTTTAATGATTTTAGTCATGGGGTACATTATAATGCAGCTTTACCTGTATAATAAAAAACTGGAAAAAAACGAAATGAAGCTTTGA
- a CDS encoding DUF2812 domain-containing protein, which translates to MRETKTACHWWWGWNPEKIENWLEEMELDGWNLVSVGFAYIVFKFEKGESRKIRYCVDYQINVGNNYFELFKEDGWELADDKIIPWYIWRKSYENERPSIYTDTKSLIERNNRLIKTVGILVPLEIVVLYRVFESGSDEIKSALMLFIILIFVFLGYVTAQLYRCNKKLEENEISL; encoded by the coding sequence ATGAGAGAAACTAAAACTGCTTGCCACTGGTGGTGGGGCTGGAACCCAGAAAAAATAGAAAACTGGCTTGAAGAGATGGAACTGGACGGTTGGAATCTGGTCAGCGTAGGTTTTGCTTATATAGTCTTTAAATTTGAAAAGGGAGAAAGCAGGAAGATAAGATACTGTGTTGATTATCAGATTAACGTGGGAAATAATTATTTTGAGCTCTTTAAAGAAGATGGCTGGGAATTAGCAGATGATAAAATCATTCCATGGTATATCTGGCGTAAATCCTATGAAAATGAAAGGCCCAGTATTTATACTGATACGAAATCATTAATTGAGAGAAATAATCGATTGATCAAGACTGTTGGTATTCTGGTGCCTTTAGAAATAGTTGTACTTTATCGAGTTTTTGAAAGCGGTTCTGATGAAATTAAATCAGCATTGATGCTGTTTATTATCCTAATTTTTGTATTCTTAGGATATGTGACAGCACAGCTTTACCGATGCAATAAAAAGCTTGAGGAAAATGAAATTAGTTTATAA
- a CDS encoding ABC transporter permease codes for MNRLYEATWTELLKVKKSRMLILTLIGFSGIALMIGIMVFISKHPELAANSAAASAKASMFKAEWPSYFQLLIQIILSLGTIGFGFVSSWIFGREYTDHAVKDILSLPVNRLTIVSSKFIIIILWSLLLSLTLFVSGVIAGFIVDIPHWSTEIACNYFITFMKTAFLTTLLCTPVAFIASFSRGYLAPLAYVIFTLILTNLVVIGTPAIAPYIPWAIPALISGLVGPNLPNPGIPSLIVLVSTCIFGLAGTFLWWRFADQN; via the coding sequence ATGAACAGATTATATGAAGCCACCTGGACTGAATTACTCAAAGTAAAAAAGTCAAGAATGCTTATATTAACTTTAATTGGCTTTTCAGGTATTGCACTCATGATAGGCATTATGGTTTTCATTTCAAAACATCCAGAACTCGCTGCTAACTCTGCAGCCGCAAGTGCTAAGGCATCCATGTTTAAAGCTGAATGGCCATCCTATTTTCAACTGTTAATTCAAATTATTTTATCCCTTGGAACCATAGGATTTGGATTTGTTTCAAGCTGGATTTTTGGGAGAGAATATACGGATCATGCAGTAAAAGACATATTATCTCTGCCTGTTAACCGTTTAACCATAGTTTCATCGAAATTCATTATAATCATTCTCTGGAGTTTGCTGCTCTCATTAACCCTATTTGTATCCGGAGTTATAGCAGGATTTATAGTAGATATTCCCCATTGGTCAACTGAAATAGCCTGTAACTACTTTATTACCTTTATGAAAACTGCATTTCTTACAACACTACTCTGTACCCCTGTTGCATTCATTGCAAGTTTCAGCCGAGGATATTTAGCCCCTTTAGCCTATGTGATTTTTACACTAATCCTAACCAATTTAGTTGTAATAGGAACACCTGCAATTGCACCATATATCCCCTGGGCTATTCCTGCACTTATTAGTGGGCTTGTAGGGCCAAATCTTCCAAATCCAGGCATTCCCAGCCTAATCGTATTAGTTTCCACCTGCATTTTTGGATTAGCTGGCACATTTCTATGGTGGCGTTTTGCTGACCAAAACTAG
- a CDS encoding ABC transporter ATP-binding protein, giving the protein MEKIIEDEVIRTHNLSKHYGKIKAVDGISLNVRKGEIYGFLGLNGAGKTTTIRMLLGMIRPTAGESYLNSEKIHAGQHKIWNKVGYLVEVPYSYPQLTVKENLEIIRRLRLLPDSNAVDSVVEKLQLGPYKNRKAKNLSLGNAQRLGLAKALIHNPEILILDEPANGLDPAGIVEIRELLRDLAFNKGVTVFISSHILGEISKIATRIGIINEGKLIQEIEADELHQLRNRSLFINVKNKTGAISALAKEGINSTLTDDGLIEIKAENALLHPENINSSLVNAGFSPNMLKVEEEELESYFLRIIGKGVV; this is encoded by the coding sequence GTGGAGAAAATAATTGAAGACGAAGTTATCAGAACCCATAACTTATCCAAACACTATGGTAAAATTAAAGCTGTGGATGGTATATCACTGAATGTCCGTAAAGGAGAAATATATGGATTTTTAGGTCTAAATGGTGCAGGAAAAACCACTACAATTCGAATGTTACTTGGAATGATAAGACCTACTGCAGGTGAATCTTACTTAAATAGTGAAAAAATTCACGCAGGCCAACATAAAATCTGGAATAAAGTAGGTTATCTTGTTGAAGTACCTTATTCATATCCACAACTAACTGTTAAGGAAAACCTTGAAATTATACGCAGGTTGCGTTTACTTCCAGATTCAAATGCAGTTGATTCAGTGGTAGAGAAACTTCAACTTGGCCCTTATAAAAATAGAAAAGCAAAAAATCTTTCCTTAGGAAATGCTCAAAGACTGGGACTTGCAAAGGCATTAATACACAATCCTGAAATTTTAATTCTTGATGAACCAGCAAATGGGCTTGATCCAGCAGGTATTGTTGAAATAAGAGAATTACTGCGAGATCTTGCATTTAATAAGGGAGTTACCGTATTTATCTCAAGTCATATTCTGGGTGAAATCTCTAAAATTGCAACCCGTATTGGTATAATCAATGAAGGAAAACTAATTCAAGAGATAGAAGCTGATGAACTGCATCAACTTAGAAATAGAAGTCTCTTTATTAACGTAAAAAATAAAACTGGGGCAATTTCAGCCCTGGCTAAGGAAGGAATTAATTCAACCCTAACTGACGACGGCCTAATAGAAATTAAGGCAGAAAATGCACTTCTCCATCCCGAAAATATCAATTCAAGTCTGGTTAATGCTGGATTTTCACCAAATATGTTGAAAGTTGAAGAAGAAGAACTTGAGTCTTATTTCTTAAGAATTATTGGTAAAGGAGTGGTTTAA
- a CDS encoding TetR/AcrR family transcriptional regulator, with product MPKAWSKQEKEIIRKNLINKSMKLFEKYGLQKTTVDEIVRAAGISKGSFYLFYGSKEELYFDVLETVEGEFREKMFENAFKTEKNKRKSFKAFLNQMIELLITMPLYREINSTNYELLLQKLPEETLKKHIESDQEDISKYFRYWMEQGWMRKVDMEALNGLLLSLIYLVIHRDDFEGTNFEATKELWIDALASYLITKENK from the coding sequence ATGCCTAAAGCTTGGAGTAAACAGGAAAAAGAAATCATCAGAAAAAACCTTATAAACAAATCCATGAAACTTTTTGAGAAATATGGGCTTCAAAAAACCACTGTAGATGAAATTGTGCGTGCAGCAGGAATTTCAAAGGGTTCTTTCTACCTCTTTTACGGGTCGAAGGAAGAATTATATTTTGATGTTTTAGAAACTGTAGAAGGTGAATTTAGAGAAAAAATGTTTGAAAACGCTTTTAAAACTGAAAAAAATAAACGGAAAAGTTTCAAAGCGTTTCTCAACCAAATGATTGAACTATTAATCACCATGCCATTATACAGAGAAATTAATTCAACCAATTATGAATTACTGCTGCAAAAACTTCCAGAGGAAACATTAAAGAAGCACATTGAAAGCGATCAGGAGGATATTTCTAAATACTTCCGTTACTGGATGGAACAGGGCTGGATGAGGAAAGTAGACATGGAAGCCTTAAATGGTCTATTATTATCCTTAATTTACCTTGTTATACATCGAGATGATTTTGAGGGAACAAATTTTGAGGCAACCAAAGAGTTATGGATTGATGCCCTGGCCTCTTACTTAATAACTAAGGAAAATAAATGA
- a CDS encoding MFS transporter: MDSGGSKTTARYALWVSILVSFMVAYISSSVNIALPEIGATFTLNSIFLGWIPTSYLLFTGIFLIPFGKIADNYGKKKIITYGIIIFTLASILSAAAPSGTVLLLSRILQAIGGAMIFGNVYSLIAYVFKKKDKSRALSISVGVSYIGLSAGPILGGFLTQFLGWRSIFAFAVPFGIAALFILLKLEEKVEEDENEKISITSTSVFALSLIGIMVGFSEITTYFGILALILGSLGVLIFIWLQKIVKNPLIHPKLLFDRVYIINNLTSLVNYAPGIFTIFLLTLYLQNIKGLSPDQAGLLLSVQSVFIAIFSISESKLLKFLWPRFIAAIGMALTAVGLTLLVFLGENTSLWLIVVALAVIGSGYGLSASSSTQISVGYFENKFYGVSTATLNTMRVVGQMMGMGITLAVLNIFMGQSPLTPSNYASFIEASKIPFLIFAILCYISIYGYFIIRRKTGPS, from the coding sequence ATGGACTCTGGCGGATCAAAAACCACTGCAAGATATGCACTTTGGGTAAGTATTCTTGTCAGTTTTATGGTCGCATATATAAGTTCTTCTGTAAATATTGCTTTACCTGAAATCGGAGCGACATTTACGCTTAATTCCATATTTCTGGGGTGGATTCCAACATCATATCTACTTTTTACAGGTATCTTCTTAATTCCATTTGGTAAAATAGCAGATAACTATGGTAAAAAGAAAATTATCACCTATGGAATAATAATATTCACACTTGCAAGCATTTTATCTGCTGCAGCCCCTTCTGGAACTGTACTATTATTATCCAGGATTTTACAGGCCATTGGAGGGGCCATGATCTTTGGAAACGTGTACTCCCTGATTGCATATGTTTTCAAGAAAAAAGATAAAAGCAGGGCACTTTCTATAAGTGTGGGTGTAAGTTATATCGGGCTTTCCGCTGGACCTATTTTAGGTGGATTTTTAACCCAGTTTTTAGGCTGGAGATCTATTTTTGCATTTGCAGTACCATTCGGCATAGCTGCACTGTTTATCCTTCTTAAATTAGAAGAAAAAGTGGAAGAAGATGAGAATGAAAAAATCAGCATAACCAGCACTTCAGTTTTTGCATTATCACTAATTGGGATAATGGTGGGTTTTTCAGAAATTACCACTTACTTCGGAATTTTAGCATTAATATTAGGTTCTTTAGGAGTTTTGATATTCATATGGCTTCAAAAAATAGTTAAAAATCCCCTTATACACCCCAAATTGTTATTTGACAGGGTTTATATCATTAACAATTTAACATCCCTTGTAAACTACGCCCCAGGCATATTCACTATTTTTCTTTTAACTCTGTATCTCCAGAACATAAAAGGATTAAGTCCTGACCAGGCAGGACTGTTACTGAGTGTTCAATCTGTTTTTATAGCCATATTCTCGATTTCAGAGAGTAAATTATTGAAGTTCCTGTGGCCCCGTTTTATAGCAGCTATAGGAATGGCGCTGACTGCAGTAGGGTTAACTCTACTTGTGTTTTTAGGAGAGAACACAAGTTTATGGCTTATAGTGGTTGCCCTTGCAGTTATTGGGTCAGGATATGGGCTTTCTGCTTCTTCCAGTACTCAAATTTCAGTAGGGTACTTTGAAAATAAGTTTTATGGAGTTTCCACCGCGACGTTGAACACCATGAGGGTAGTGGGCCAGATGATGGGAATGGGAATAACCCTAGCCGTTCTAAACATTTTTATGGGACAATCTCCTCTTACGCCCAGTAATTACGCTTCTTTTATTGAAGCCAGCAAAATACCATTTTTAATATTTGCTATTTTATGTTACATCTCAATATACGGCTATTTCATTATAAGAAGGAAAACAGGGCCAAGTTAA
- a CDS encoding NAD(P)H-dependent oxidoreductase: MKIGIIVHSRTGHTHFVAQRLEEKLSAEGHEVDIQQLRLAGGQDVPGKDSIIQNPPDLNGYDKVIFGAPVHAFSLSKVMEAYLTQVSSLTGKTVVCFVTKGLPFGWTGGNRAISEMKEICESKWATVSGTGIIIWNKNRQKQIDDLVEKFSGLIDLDG, from the coding sequence ATGAAAATAGGGATCATTGTTCATTCCAGAACCGGCCATACACATTTTGTTGCCCAGAGGCTCGAGGAAAAGCTTTCTGCAGAGGGGCATGAGGTAGATATTCAACAGCTGAGACTAGCGGGAGGGCAGGATGTTCCTGGCAAAGATAGCATAATCCAAAATCCACCTGATTTAAATGGGTATGATAAAGTTATATTCGGAGCTCCAGTACATGCATTTTCCCTTTCAAAAGTAATGGAAGCTTATTTAACACAGGTTTCATCTCTTACAGGTAAAACTGTGGTATGTTTTGTTACAAAGGGTTTACCATTTGGCTGGACCGGTGGAAATCGTGCAATTAGTGAAATGAAGGAAATTTGCGAATCTAAATGGGCTACTGTTTCTGGAACTGGGATTATAATCTGGAACAAAAACCGCCAAAAACAGATTGATGATCTGGTGGAAAAATTCAGTGGATTAATTGATTTAGATGGATAA
- a CDS encoding flavodoxin domain-containing protein has product MKIGIVVHSQTGNTCKVAQKLQEKLSASGNEVEIQRVRMVGGDKPQGKDIKIENPPDVGKYDALIFGAPVHAFSLAPAMKVYMEQIASLQDKKVACFVTKALRFNWTGGTRATGQMKRICQDKGAVLSGTGIVVWNKQCNEKISELVEEFSGLFDL; this is encoded by the coding sequence ATGAAAATAGGTATTGTTGTTCATTCACAAACAGGTAACACCTGCAAAGTCGCTCAAAAACTTCAAGAGAAGCTTTCAGCATCTGGAAATGAGGTAGAAATCCAGAGGGTGAGAATGGTGGGAGGAGATAAACCGCAGGGTAAAGATATAAAGATTGAAAACCCTCCGGATGTAGGTAAGTATGATGCATTGATTTTTGGAGCTCCTGTACATGCCTTTTCCCTTGCACCTGCTATGAAAGTATATATGGAACAGATTGCATCACTTCAGGATAAAAAAGTGGCATGTTTTGTTACAAAAGCCCTGCGTTTTAACTGGACCGGCGGAACCCGTGCAACTGGCCAAATGAAACGAATTTGTCAGGATAAAGGCGCAGTATTATCTGGAACAGGGATTGTGGTATGGAACAAACAATGCAATGAAAAAATTTCCGAGCTGGTTGAAGAATTCAGCGGGTTATTTGACTTATAA